From a region of the Streptomyces sp. B21-083 genome:
- a CDS encoding class I adenylate-forming enzyme family protein, producing MGEPESALAPLVGRLFDAHDDRLPYLTHQQEMVTRGELRERVTKQAAVFAGYGIGPGSTVGLRTPPSFTQIEVLLALWRLGAQVLLFDFRLKPPEVAALCASCRPQFMVSAGSNVRATFGFRSEYEVVTERRRTGSAATTGHRLVQFSSGSTGRPKVIGRSARSLDAEVDRFTGVPGMPTEGDRLLLLSSTAHSFGLIGGLLYSLAAGVSVVFAPRVSARDILRTAQEHRITALFGVPTHFELLAAATDPPALPDLRLAVSGGEIMPPQVAARFTQRYGVEVGEAYGTTETGIVAIDVGGTLRPSVGRAAPGVSIRVARGELDVALDESPYLFDSGGTQYTDGWLHTRDRATLDATGAVVVRGRADSLVVIGGLKVDLTEVENVLREHPAVEQAVLVHEDVTEAYVAVTAGVERPSAEDLLRWCRGRLADYKVPRVIRLLDALPRTSNGKLVRQAATLRSAG from the coding sequence ATGGGCGAACCCGAATCAGCTCTCGCCCCGCTGGTGGGGCGGCTGTTCGACGCGCACGACGACCGCCTGCCGTATCTGACGCACCAACAGGAGATGGTCACACGCGGCGAGTTACGGGAGCGGGTGACCAAGCAGGCCGCCGTCTTCGCCGGGTACGGGATCGGGCCGGGCAGCACCGTGGGACTGCGGACCCCGCCCAGTTTCACCCAGATCGAGGTGCTGCTCGCCCTGTGGCGGCTCGGCGCGCAGGTGCTGCTCTTCGACTTCCGGCTCAAACCGCCCGAGGTGGCGGCGCTCTGCGCGTCCTGCCGACCGCAGTTCATGGTCAGCGCCGGTTCCAACGTCCGGGCCACGTTCGGCTTCCGCTCCGAGTACGAGGTCGTCACCGAGCGGCGCAGAACCGGATCGGCGGCCACCACCGGGCACCGTCTCGTCCAGTTCAGCTCGGGCTCGACCGGACGGCCGAAAGTCATCGGCAGAAGCGCCCGGTCGCTCGACGCCGAGGTGGACCGGTTCACCGGGGTCCCGGGGATGCCGACCGAGGGCGACCGGCTGCTGCTGCTCAGTTCGACGGCGCACAGCTTCGGTCTGATCGGCGGCCTGCTGTACTCCCTCGCCGCCGGGGTCTCCGTCGTCTTCGCGCCCCGCGTGTCCGCCCGCGACATCCTGCGGACCGCGCAGGAGCACCGGATCACCGCCCTGTTCGGCGTACCGACGCACTTCGAACTCCTCGCCGCCGCCACCGATCCCCCCGCGCTGCCCGACCTGCGGCTCGCGGTGTCGGGCGGCGAGATCATGCCCCCGCAGGTCGCGGCCCGGTTCACGCAGCGGTACGGCGTCGAGGTCGGCGAGGCGTACGGGACCACGGAGACCGGCATCGTCGCCATCGACGTCGGCGGCACGCTGCGCCCCTCGGTCGGCCGGGCGGCGCCGGGTGTCTCGATCCGCGTGGCGCGGGGCGAACTGGACGTCGCCCTCGACGAGTCGCCGTACCTCTTCGACTCGGGCGGCACCCAGTACACGGACGGCTGGCTGCACACCCGGGACCGGGCCACGCTGGACGCCACCGGCGCGGTAGTGGTCCGAGGGCGTGCCGACTCCCTCGTCGTCATCGGCGGCCTCAAGGTCGACCTCACCGAGGTGGAGAACGTACTCCGCGAGCATCCGGCCGTCGAACAGGCGGTCCTGGTCCACGAGGACGTGACCGAGGCGTACGTCGCCGTCACGGCCGGCGTCGAACGCCCGTCCGCCGAGGACCTGTTGCGCTGGTGCCGGGGGCGGCTGGCCGACTACAAGGTGCCCCGGGTGATCCGGCTGCTGGACGCGCTGCCGCGCACGTCCAACGGCAAGTTGGTGCGGCAGGCAGCGACGTTGCGCTCCGCTGGGTAG
- a CDS encoding beta-ketoacyl-[acyl-carrier-protein] synthase family protein, whose translation MTHEVTVTGYGVRTAFGEGAEALRRGVFAGVPAFRPTTRFDTAPYRTAVAAAAPDGAGDSVEGWALRDALGQCGALALGMAGLGVGAEAAVLLGVAGDHRSVTRYWRGAGDSVPVAPGGSPYEGRGSVAAGRAVPRAPIGARLADAVPARLAELVAGGLGLTGSRLTFTNACVASAAAIIHACRLISSGRIEVAVCAGGYLVEEETFGKFDSGRALSRDGMVRPFSADRTGLLLGDGVAAVVLESAEHARRRGARPLASVVGWGAATDAHHIAQPHPQGAGLARAAQQALRRAGDPDGASLDYVNAHGTGTKYNDGAETRGLRAAFPKHAESIPVSSTKSTTGHLLEAAGVVEFVITMLALLDGVLPPTAGYGSPDPECDLDYVPNDPRPADVRRALTINAAFGGANTALVLERP comes from the coding sequence ATGACGCATGAAGTGACGGTGACCGGCTACGGGGTACGGACCGCGTTCGGTGAGGGTGCGGAGGCGTTGCGGCGCGGGGTGTTCGCGGGGGTGCCGGCGTTCCGGCCCACCACGCGGTTCGACACGGCGCCGTACCGGACGGCGGTTGCCGCGGCGGCGCCCGACGGGGCGGGCGACTCCGTCGAGGGGTGGGCGTTGCGGGACGCACTTGGCCAGTGCGGGGCGCTCGCGCTTGGCATGGCCGGGCTCGGGGTGGGTGCGGAGGCGGCGGTGCTTTTGGGGGTGGCCGGGGATCATCGGAGCGTCACCCGGTATTGGCGGGGCGCCGGGGATTCTGTGCCGGTCGCTCCGGGGGGATCGCCGTATGAAGGGCGCGGGTCCGTTGCGGCTGGTCGCGCAGTTCCCCGTGCCCCTATAGGGGCACGCCTCGCCGACGCCGTGCCCGCTCGGCTTGCCGAGTTGGTGGCCGGGGGCCTTGGGCTGACCGGGTCCCGGCTCACCTTCACCAATGCCTGTGTCGCTTCCGCCGCCGCGATCATTCATGCCTGCCGGCTGATCTCCTCGGGGCGGATCGAGGTCGCCGTCTGTGCGGGTGGGTATCTGGTCGAGGAGGAGACCTTCGGGAAGTTCGACTCGGGGCGGGCGTTGTCGCGGGACGGCATGGTGCGCCCGTTCAGCGCCGATCGGACCGGGCTGCTGCTGGGCGACGGTGTCGCGGCCGTCGTGCTGGAGTCCGCCGAGCACGCCCGGCGGCGCGGTGCCCGGCCGCTCGCGTCGGTCGTCGGGTGGGGCGCCGCCACCGACGCCCACCACATCGCCCAGCCGCACCCGCAGGGCGCCGGCCTCGCCCGTGCCGCACAACAGGCGTTGCGGCGGGCCGGGGATCCGGACGGCGCGTCCCTCGACTACGTCAACGCCCATGGCACCGGCACCAAGTACAACGACGGCGCCGAGACCAGGGGCCTGCGCGCCGCCTTCCCGAAACACGCCGAGTCGATACCGGTCAGCTCGACCAAGTCCACCACCGGCCACCTCCTGGAAGCCGCGGGTGTCGTGGAGTTCGTGATCACGATGCTGGCCCTGCTGGACGGCGTACTCCCGCCGACCGCCGGATACGGCAGCCCCGACCCGGAGTGCGACCTCGACTACGTGCCGAACGACCCGCGCCCCGCCGACGTGCGCCGCGCCCTCACCATCAACGCCGCCTTCGGGGGCGCCAACACCGCACTCGTCCTGGAGCGGCCGTGA
- a CDS encoding class I adenylate-forming enzyme family protein gives MLISRQERARICSDTELGAGNILARLAAYDRPRDEVVLRTDGNWRAPDGSYLTELTLGALQEAVETYAGWYAAQGVRPRDPVALHSYSSTEFAVNYLALTSLGAIPSFVNGNLPPDIAREYVRRQGAVGAFTDLEHHDVLAPATASTSSGSASGLRFRATAADIRPEHRASLPPSHPYRHDPTDPVLISHSSGTTGMPKGVPHTHRTLMYAQLHRLRYSTGTDMERTLVGLPGAHNAMVATLLYCLLLRTDIKLLSSQRGAQVLDAIEEFRPTTVLAFAGTFGEMAAEDLSARDLSSVQVWFNTGDAAHEAHIRALVRHGSHQTIGKDLRRTRVDGSVFVDGLGSSEAGYSVFHNRHTKDTSAYSRCVGRPISFAEAAVLAEDGTPLPPGEIGRLGLKSPTLTPGYWNDSLTWNRMRLGGYWLTGDLAHQDEDGNFYHLDRAPDAIRTLAGVVFSTRTEELLLRELPELADCTVVGVADDGVRADWDGDGVAEAYALLQLSDEQGGDDTELTDRVNTALRAAGFPPVTRALRMKPDDVAKGATGKVLKRVMRDRFAASEAKEQQQ, from the coding sequence ATGCTCATCAGTAGGCAGGAGCGGGCCCGGATCTGCTCCGACACCGAACTGGGCGCCGGCAACATCCTGGCCCGGCTGGCGGCGTACGACCGCCCACGCGACGAGGTCGTCCTTCGCACGGACGGCAACTGGCGTGCTCCGGACGGTAGTTACCTCACCGAGCTGACCCTCGGGGCGTTGCAGGAGGCCGTCGAGACCTACGCGGGCTGGTACGCCGCCCAGGGTGTTCGCCCCCGTGACCCGGTGGCCCTCCACTCCTACTCCAGCACCGAGTTCGCGGTGAACTACCTGGCGCTGACCTCGCTCGGCGCGATCCCCTCGTTCGTCAACGGCAACCTGCCGCCCGACATCGCTCGGGAGTACGTACGACGGCAGGGCGCCGTAGGTGCCTTCACGGACCTCGAACACCACGACGTACTGGCACCGGCGACGGCATCGACGTCTTCGGGCTCGGCCTCGGGCCTTCGCTTCCGCGCGACCGCCGCCGACATCCGCCCCGAACACCGGGCCTCGCTCCCGCCCTCCCACCCCTACCGTCACGACCCCACCGACCCGGTGCTCATCTCCCACTCGTCCGGAACCACCGGTATGCCCAAGGGAGTTCCACACACCCACCGGACGCTGATGTACGCGCAACTGCACCGCCTGCGCTACTCCACCGGCACCGACATGGAACGCACCCTGGTCGGCCTGCCCGGCGCCCACAACGCGATGGTCGCCACGCTGCTCTACTGCCTCCTCCTACGCACCGACATCAAGCTCCTCTCCAGCCAGCGCGGCGCCCAAGTACTGGACGCCATCGAGGAGTTCAGGCCAACGACCGTGCTGGCCTTCGCCGGGACCTTCGGCGAGATGGCCGCCGAGGATCTCTCGGCCCGCGACCTGTCCAGCGTGCAGGTGTGGTTCAACACCGGGGACGCGGCCCACGAAGCCCACATCCGGGCCCTCGTGCGGCACGGCAGCCACCAGACGATCGGCAAGGACCTGCGGCGCACCCGCGTCGACGGCTCGGTCTTCGTCGACGGCCTCGGCTCCTCCGAGGCCGGCTACTCCGTCTTCCACAACCGGCACACCAAGGACACCTCGGCCTACTCGCGCTGCGTCGGCAGGCCGATCAGCTTCGCCGAGGCCGCCGTACTCGCCGAGGACGGTACCCCGCTGCCGCCCGGCGAGATAGGCCGCCTGGGCCTCAAGTCGCCGACTCTCACGCCGGGTTACTGGAACGACTCGCTGACCTGGAACCGTATGCGCCTCGGCGGCTACTGGCTCACCGGCGACCTCGCCCACCAGGACGAGGACGGCAACTTCTACCACCTCGACCGCGCCCCGGACGCCATCCGCACCCTCGCCGGCGTCGTCTTCAGCACCCGCACCGAGGAACTCCTGCTCCGCGAACTGCCCGAGCTCGCGGACTGCACGGTGGTCGGGGTCGCCGACGACGGCGTACGCGCGGACTGGGACGGCGACGGAGTGGCGGAGGCATACGCGCTGCTCCAGCTCTCCGACGAACAGGGCGGCGACGACACCGAGTTGACCGACCGGGTCAACACAGCTCTCCGGGCCGCCGGATTCCCCCCGGTCACCCGGGCCCTGCGCATGAAGCCCGACGACGTCGCCAAGGGCGCCACCGGCAAGGTCCTCAAGCGAGTGATGCGCGACCGCTTCGCCGCTTCGGAGGCCAAGGAGCAACAGCAATGA
- a CDS encoding 3-dehydroquinate synthase II family protein: MRFAWIDLREVPRPQLQAVVDAAIHARMAGVVAADAELLGTLPPTVTRVLVGGGDGPVPNGEKKPGDKDVKEAAKEAAKEAKASDKVAKSPAGGGGSSTGAGFDVLLRKFGTQEELDALAAEHRAGTRTGGAIGNGGAGGTPVSGFIDVRDDRTLQLSCAGAMVLPYTVIHFADPTKIPLEIVLAAAESAEGKLVTVVDGLEEAAIVFDVLERGSDGILFTPRSADEVFALARLLEATTPQLELSTLTVESIRHVGLGDRVCVDTCSHFEEDEGILVGSYSSGFVLCCSETHPLPYMPTRPFRVNAGALHSYTLGPDNRTSYLSEVGSGSALLAVGADGRTRRVVVGRAKLESRPLLEIRTHAEDGRLVSLTVQDDWHVRVLGPGGKVLNVTELRTGDELLGYLAADKRHVGLPIGEFCKEV; the protein is encoded by the coding sequence ATGAGGTTCGCTTGGATCGACCTGCGAGAAGTCCCCCGTCCGCAGCTCCAGGCGGTGGTGGACGCGGCAATCCACGCCCGGATGGCCGGAGTCGTGGCCGCCGACGCCGAGTTGCTCGGGACCCTGCCCCCGACGGTCACCCGGGTGCTGGTCGGCGGTGGCGACGGCCCGGTCCCGAACGGTGAGAAGAAGCCCGGCGACAAGGACGTGAAGGAGGCGGCGAAGGAGGCGGCGAAGGAGGCGAAGGCCTCGGACAAGGTGGCCAAGTCCCCTGCCGGGGGCGGCGGTTCATCGACCGGCGCCGGATTCGACGTGCTCCTGCGGAAGTTCGGCACCCAGGAGGAGCTGGACGCGCTCGCCGCCGAGCACCGCGCCGGCACCCGCACCGGCGGCGCGATCGGCAACGGCGGCGCCGGTGGCACACCCGTCTCCGGGTTCATCGACGTACGGGACGACCGCACCCTCCAGCTGTCGTGCGCGGGCGCCATGGTGCTGCCGTACACGGTCATCCACTTCGCCGACCCGACCAAGATCCCCCTGGAGATCGTGCTCGCCGCCGCCGAGTCCGCCGAGGGCAAGCTCGTGACGGTCGTCGACGGCCTGGAGGAGGCGGCCATCGTCTTCGACGTGCTGGAGCGCGGCTCGGACGGCATCCTCTTCACGCCCCGCAGCGCCGACGAGGTGTTCGCGCTGGCCCGGTTGCTGGAGGCGACGACACCGCAACTGGAGCTGTCCACCCTGACCGTGGAGAGCATCCGGCACGTCGGACTCGGCGACCGGGTCTGCGTGGACACCTGCTCGCACTTCGAGGAGGACGAGGGCATCCTCGTCGGCTCCTACTCCTCCGGGTTCGTGCTGTGCTGCAGCGAGACCCACCCCCTGCCCTACATGCCGACCAGGCCGTTCCGGGTCAACGCGGGTGCCCTGCACTCGTACACACTCGGCCCCGACAACCGCACCAGCTACCTCAGCGAGGTCGGCTCGGGCAGCGCGCTGCTCGCCGTCGGCGCCGACGGGCGCACCCGGCGGGTCGTCGTCGGGCGGGCGAAACTCGAATCCCGGCCGCTCCTTGAGATCCGCACCCACGCCGAGGACGGCCGGCTGGTCAGCCTGACCGTGCAGGACGACTGGCACGTACGGGTGCTCGGCCCGGGCGGCAAGGTCCTCAACGTCACCGAGTTGCGGACCGGCGACGAGTTGCTCGGCTATCTGGCCGCCGACAAGCGCCATGTGGGGCTGCCCATCGGCGAGTTCTGCAAGGAGGTCTGA
- a CDS encoding 2-amino-3,7-dideoxy-D-threo-hept-6-ulosonate synthase produces the protein MLKTGKQLRLRRLSLAGDDRHLLIPLDHSVSDGPIVPADQWDDLLRALVAGGADGIIVHKGRARSFASDILRSCALVVHLSASTACSADVHAKVLVSDVEEALTLGADAVSVHVNIGSDTEAQQLADLGAVARSCDAWGMPLIAMVYPRGPRIEDPRDPALLSHLANVAADLGADLVKTSVALPIERMAEVVANSPIPVLAAGGPPDGSDLVEYGTAVMAAGCRGLAIGRRIFSSPTPAALVSRLSAVVHGGNTDLSHGMRMANYSTIVAGVA, from the coding sequence ATGCTCAAAACCGGCAAGCAATTACGCTTGAGGAGACTTTCACTCGCGGGTGACGACCGGCATCTGCTCATCCCCCTCGACCACAGCGTCTCGGACGGTCCGATCGTCCCCGCCGACCAGTGGGACGACCTGCTGCGCGCACTCGTCGCCGGCGGCGCCGACGGAATCATCGTCCACAAGGGGCGCGCCCGCTCCTTCGCTTCGGACATCCTGAGGAGCTGCGCGCTGGTGGTGCACCTGAGCGCCAGTACCGCCTGCTCCGCCGACGTCCACGCCAAGGTGCTGGTCTCCGACGTCGAGGAGGCGCTGACGCTCGGCGCGGACGCGGTCAGCGTCCATGTGAACATCGGCTCCGACACCGAGGCACAGCAGCTGGCCGATCTCGGGGCGGTGGCCCGTTCCTGCGACGCGTGGGGCATGCCCCTGATCGCCATGGTGTATCCGCGCGGCCCCCGGATCGAGGACCCACGTGATCCGGCCCTTCTGTCCCACCTCGCCAATGTCGCCGCCGACCTGGGCGCGGACCTGGTGAAGACCTCCGTCGCCCTGCCGATCGAGCGCATGGCCGAGGTGGTGGCGAACAGCCCCATCCCCGTCCTCGCGGCCGGTGGGCCACCGGACGGCTCCGACCTCGTCGAGTACGGCACCGCCGTGATGGCCGCCGGCTGCCGGGGCCTGGCCATCGGGCGCCGGATCTTCTCCTCCCCCACACCCGCCGCACTCGTGTCCCGGCTCTCGGCCGTCGTGCACGGCGGCAACACCGACCTCTCGCACGGTATGCGCATGGCCAACTACTCGACGATCGTGGCAGGAGTGGCATGA
- a CDS encoding acyl carrier protein — MSTSTGASDTGAIPVTGLTTDSVRELLADRKIFPGLPDDLGEDAELVLDSLGLVWLLHVVEERYCLVVEPTDEDIAGLTSLRRLTEYLRTEHMRNEHLRTARKGGARDDA, encoded by the coding sequence ATGAGTACGAGCACGGGGGCCTCCGACACCGGCGCCATCCCCGTCACCGGCCTCACCACCGACTCCGTACGGGAGCTGCTGGCGGACCGCAAGATCTTCCCGGGGCTGCCCGACGACCTCGGGGAGGACGCCGAACTGGTCCTGGACTCCCTCGGGTTGGTGTGGCTGCTGCATGTGGTGGAGGAGCGGTACTGCCTGGTCGTCGAGCCCACCGACGAGGACATCGCCGGGCTGACCTCCCTCCGGCGGCTCACCGAGTATCTGCGTACCGAACACATGCGTAACGAACACCTGCGTACCGCCCGGAAAGGGGGCGCCCGGGATGACGCATGA
- a CDS encoding acyl carrier protein produces MSTSILEDEIREFVLTSVIDEMNILLSRDGITDDSPVTVGGLDVDSLSLIELTLRLESRFGVEIPDTDIEPLATLTLGGLVAEVVRRGAKA; encoded by the coding sequence ATGAGTACGTCGATCCTGGAAGACGAGATCCGCGAGTTCGTCCTGACATCGGTCATCGACGAGATGAACATCCTGCTGAGCCGCGACGGCATCACGGACGACAGCCCGGTGACCGTCGGTGGGCTGGATGTCGACTCCCTGAGTTTGATCGAACTCACCCTGCGCCTGGAGTCCCGGTTCGGTGTCGAGATCCCCGACACCGACATCGAACCCCTGGCCACCCTGACCCTCGGCGGGCTCGTCGCCGAGGTCGTCCGACGTGGTGCGAAGGCATGA